In a genomic window of Phragmites australis chromosome 14, lpPhrAust1.1, whole genome shotgun sequence:
- the LOC133891702 gene encoding arabinosyltransferase RRA2-like, giving the protein MAGRRETPLMRGGGGGGAGQPLSRGSRIAAAVTVGVALGCLCAFLYPDGLLSRSTDSALHWPRRADSVACETSGEVANLKSQLVSLERKNAEFRKQINELSMKLQLAGQGKNEVLYKAGPFGTVKALRTNPTVTPDESTNPRLAKILEQVAVKKELIVALANSNVKESLEMWFTNIKRVGISNYLVVALDDSIENFCKSKDVPVYRPDPDEGIDSIGKTGGNHAVSGLKFHILREFLQLGYSVLLSDIDIVFFQNPFDHLYRDSDVESMSDGHNNMTAYGFNDVFDEPSMGWARYAHTMRIWVYNSGFFFIRPTIPSIELLDRVAGRLSREPKSWDQAVFNEELFFPSHPGYEGLHASKRTMDIYLFMNSKVLFKTVRKDAQLRKLKPVIVHLNYHPDKSDRMKAVIEFYVNGKQNALEHFPDGSE; this is encoded by the exons aTGGCCGGCCGGCGAGAGACCCCCCTgatgcgcggcggcggcgggggtgggGCCGGGCAGCCGCTGTCGCGTGGGTCCCGCATCGCCGCGGCGGTCACCGTCGGCGTCGCGCTCGGATGCTTGTGCGCGTTCCTCTACCCCGACGGCCTCCTCTCCCGCTCCACCGACTCCGCCCTCCATTGGCCTCGCCGG GCTGATTCAGTTGCTTGTGAGACATCTGGGGAAGTTGCGAACTTGAAGTCACAGCTAGTATCATTGGAAAGAAAAAATGCTGAATTTAGGAAGCAGATCAATGAACTATCAATGAAGCTTCAATTGGCTGGACAAGGGAAAAACGAGGTTCTGTATAAGGCTGGTCCTTTTGGTACAGTAAAGGCTCTGAGAACAAATCCAACTGTTACTCCTGATGAGTCCACCAATCCCAGATTGGCCAAGATATTGGAACAGGTTGCTGTAAAGAAGGAACTAATAGTTGCATTGGCAAACTCTAACGTGAAAGAGAGCCTTGAGATGTGGTTCACTAACATCAAACGAGTTGGGATTTCAAACTATTTAGTTGTTGCGTTGGATGACAGCATAGAGAACTTCTGCAAGTCCAAAGATGTCCCAGTTTACCGGCCGGATCCTGATGAAGGCATTGACAGCATTGGCAAGACAGGTGGAAACCATGCTGTTTCTGGACTGAAGTTTCACATACTGAGGGAATTCTTGCAGCTTGGATACAGTGTTCTCCTCTCTGATATAGATATcgttttcttccaaaatccctTTGATCATCTTTACAGAGATTCAGATGTAGAGTCCATGAGTGATGGCCACAACAATATGACAGCTTATGGATTCAATGATGTCTTTGATGAGCCTTCAATGGGCTGGGCAAGATATGCGCATACGATGCGTATTTGGGTTTATAATTCTGGATTCTTTTTCATAAGGCCAACAATTCCCTCAATTGAGCTTTTGGATAGGGTAGCTGGTCGCCTTTCTCGTGAACCCAAATCATGGGATCAAGCAGTTTTCAATGAGGAACTGTTTTTCCCCTCACATCCTGGTTATGAAGGTCTTCATGCATCCAAAAGAACCATGGATATATACCTCTTTATGAACAGCAAAGTTCTCTTCAAGACTGTGAGGAAAGATGCTCAACTGCGGAAGCTGAAGCCAGTGATTGTGCATTTGAACTACCATCCTGATAAGTCAGATCGCATGAAAGCAGTGATTGAATTTTATGTTAATGGAAAACAAAATGCCCTTGAACATTTCCCTGATGGATCAGAATGA